One genomic segment of Chitinophaga sancti includes these proteins:
- a CDS encoding RagB/SusD family nutrient uptake outer membrane protein: MRSILDKIIVLLLITIAMTGCSKSFLDRPPLSQISADNFYQTTDDLRLATAALYAGTPWADWNYSCYLPVGDVLSGNMAVNFWGDAVQLNTFTVTGLNGIMISNWKGMYKVIAHCNVTINAIIQKAPASIPDVDKNAAIAEARFIRGFAYYNLAVLWGAVPVIEDNSKLIVSPLVNRIKTEDVYKFAINDLTFAAGHLPTTDAAGRVTTWSAQGMLSKVYLTASGLNQSGGTRNQAYLDSARKYAGNVCKNSGLTLVANYADIFKSQFNDNPESLFALQWAPGGGWLEGNMLQIYSPGGTEISANGSAGWFAIAPTVDMYNLYATRDSIRRKATFMIKGDYYPELNAAGGGYKFGGDAGLKKHIIGTNKDNNAPTMNLTSSTEHNALLRLADVYLIYAESILGNSSVTADGDALLYFNKVRERAGMDPAPMIDIDSLIIERRIELAAEGQYWIDLVRLSYYNAAKAISKLNGESRVTFTISDGVVTPKDPFGAVTPATIQSFSFPIPSSEVTANPKLLEDPVSYY; the protein is encoded by the coding sequence ATGAGATCAATATTGGATAAAATTATTGTCTTGCTGTTAATTACGATAGCTATGACAGGATGTTCCAAAAGCTTTTTGGATCGTCCACCCCTGTCGCAGATAAGTGCTGATAATTTTTATCAAACTACCGATGATCTTCGGTTGGCAACGGCTGCATTGTATGCAGGTACACCCTGGGCTGACTGGAATTATAGTTGTTATTTACCTGTTGGCGATGTGCTGAGTGGAAATATGGCGGTTAATTTCTGGGGAGATGCTGTACAGCTTAATACTTTTACTGTTACCGGATTAAACGGCATCATGATTTCCAACTGGAAAGGAATGTATAAAGTCATTGCACATTGTAATGTTACCATTAATGCTATCATTCAAAAGGCGCCGGCTTCCATTCCAGACGTGGATAAGAATGCTGCTATCGCTGAAGCCCGTTTTATACGTGGATTTGCGTATTATAATCTGGCGGTATTATGGGGAGCTGTACCCGTAATTGAAGATAACAGTAAACTGATTGTATCTCCACTGGTTAACCGTATAAAAACGGAGGACGTATATAAATTCGCCATCAATGACCTGACTTTTGCAGCCGGGCATCTCCCGACTACCGATGCCGCCGGAAGAGTAACTACGTGGTCAGCACAAGGAATGTTAAGTAAGGTATATCTGACAGCATCCGGATTAAATCAGTCCGGAGGTACCAGGAACCAGGCTTACCTGGATAGTGCAAGAAAATACGCCGGAAATGTGTGTAAGAACAGTGGCCTCACATTGGTTGCTAACTATGCCGACATCTTTAAATCCCAGTTTAACGATAATCCGGAATCATTGTTTGCATTGCAATGGGCTCCGGGAGGAGGTTGGCTGGAAGGAAATATGCTACAGATCTATTCTCCGGGTGGTACAGAAATATCTGCCAATGGCTCGGCGGGCTGGTTTGCTATCGCCCCAACCGTGGATATGTATAATCTTTACGCCACACGGGATTCTATAAGGCGGAAGGCAACTTTTATGATTAAAGGAGATTATTACCCTGAGTTGAACGCAGCAGGCGGAGGATATAAATTTGGGGGAGATGCAGGATTGAAGAAACATATTATTGGTACAAACAAAGACAACAATGCACCAACAATGAACCTGACTTCCTCTACAGAACATAATGCTTTATTAAGACTGGCGGATGTTTACCTCATTTATGCAGAATCAATACTTGGTAACAGCAGTGTTACTGCAGATGGCGATGCGTTGCTTTACTTTAACAAAGTTCGTGAAAGAGCCGGAATGGATCCAGCCCCTATGATAGATATTGACAGCCTGATAATTGAGAGAAGAATCGAACTCGCGGCAGAGGGACAATATTGGATTGACCTGGTTAGGTTATCTTATTACAACGCTGCCAAGGCCATCAGCAAATTAAATGGGGAAAGTCGTGTAACATTTACCATTTCGGATGGTGTGGTAACACCCAAAGATCCATTTGGCGCTGTTACGCCTGCTACTATTCAAAGCTTCTCTTTTCCCATACCTTCTTCAGAGGTGACGGCCAATCCTAAACTGCTGGAAGACCCGGTATCTTATTATTAA
- a CDS encoding TonB-dependent receptor, with amino-acid sequence MKSTKMIRLRIQPLLGILLGFLSGINLSAQTTKISGRILNKDKSSPIPGATVTLKNTSRFAITDENGRFTIDASTGSVLVVSMIGYQKNEIVAKNTFVEVEMTENISQLEDVVVIGYGKVKRPDVTGAISSVSGDEIRKTQPVTLDQALQGKVSGLVVQQISGQPGGAVSVQIRGLSSFGGGSPMYVIDGIIIGSTASLGSGVNPLAGLNPSEVESIDVLKDASATAIYGSQATNGVIVITTRRGQVAPPSISYDMYAGYQQIPKKLPVMNLREYATFINERNTGLGWGFDTRPEFVNPKYLGEGTNWQEELFRNAPMSNHTLTINGGDVKTQYLLSGSYFNQEGIALGSNFRRISLRLNLDNRTTNWLKIGTSLQLVSMKESVNSTSSNVINTALSQTPDIAVKNEDGSWGGAYNPNGWVNSTVNPYAIALINKDLAKRYQLFGNLYAEVAFTKDLSLRNEATASFSMATQDRFNPSYTFGLVQNNTNSASYEFSQNLYTTIRNFLTYAHLFKNRYNVNVLLGHEAQLGTSEGVGASRSNFPSNNVQVISSGDPTTATNSGSKGQNAQESYFGRINFGINDKYLFTANLRADGSSKFAVENRWVTTYSGAFAWKLNNEGFLKTVKDINELKLRLGYGLTNNQNIRDYAYTSTLATVATGLTGIAQLTQNVGNPYVQWEKTKYANIGVDGTLFNWRINFSLDFYNRRTDGLVLQIPLPMYSGTAIGYSPGSMDAPYVNVGIVNNKGFDFRISSTSIKTQNFTWKTDVTVSRNFNEVLRLNTDGASLDKQYNKTVVGRSIGEFYGYVIDGGVYATKKDLETHARPTKNGVPLPVGAAGGSIWYGDLKFKDLNGDGIIDEHDQTFLGSPIPKYQIGFNNTFSYKNLDLNIFFTANVGNKVFNQLRVNGEYPGTSFGYFKSLNDYAKVTLIDPAGEATDINNVRVTNPETRIPGLRNDNTNDNNRNSDKFVENGSFVRCKNISLGYTFSQKLLSKASIKYLRVYINVSNAFIITSYKGMDPEIGSWDPLSAGVDGGFYPQPRVFTLGANVRLSK; translated from the coding sequence ATGAAGTCAACCAAAATGATTCGCTTGCGAATACAACCGCTATTGGGTATCCTTTTGGGATTCCTGTCTGGGATAAACCTCTCCGCACAAACAACAAAAATAAGTGGTAGAATCCTTAATAAAGATAAATCGTCTCCTATTCCTGGAGCTACCGTTACCTTAAAAAATACAAGCCGTTTTGCTATTACCGATGAAAACGGAAGGTTTACGATAGATGCTTCTACTGGAAGTGTGTTGGTAGTTTCCATGATTGGTTACCAGAAAAATGAAATTGTTGCCAAAAACACCTTTGTCGAAGTAGAAATGACGGAGAATATTTCACAGCTGGAAGATGTGGTGGTAATTGGTTATGGCAAAGTAAAACGGCCAGACGTTACTGGCGCCATCTCCTCTGTTTCCGGTGATGAGATTCGTAAAACACAACCGGTAACCCTGGACCAGGCTTTACAGGGAAAGGTTTCCGGGTTAGTGGTTCAACAAATATCAGGTCAACCAGGTGGAGCTGTGTCTGTACAGATCCGTGGCTTGTCTTCTTTTGGCGGTGGTTCTCCGATGTATGTAATAGATGGAATCATCATTGGTAGTACAGCTTCATTGGGTTCGGGAGTGAATCCATTGGCAGGGCTCAATCCTTCTGAAGTTGAGTCTATTGATGTGTTGAAAGACGCATCCGCTACAGCCATTTACGGTTCACAGGCAACAAATGGTGTTATAGTAATCACCACCAGGAGAGGACAGGTGGCTCCGCCTAGTATTTCTTATGACATGTATGCAGGCTACCAGCAAATACCTAAAAAGTTGCCCGTAATGAATTTAAGGGAATACGCAACTTTTATAAATGAAAGGAATACAGGTTTAGGATGGGGATTTGATACCCGACCGGAATTTGTAAATCCAAAGTACCTGGGCGAAGGCACTAACTGGCAGGAAGAACTTTTCAGAAATGCGCCGATGTCCAACCATACTTTAACTATTAATGGAGGAGATGTAAAAACACAGTATCTGCTGTCCGGTTCTTATTTCAACCAGGAAGGTATTGCCCTTGGCTCCAATTTCAGAAGGATATCATTAAGACTCAATCTGGACAATAGAACAACCAATTGGTTAAAAATTGGTACCAGCTTGCAATTGGTCAGTATGAAAGAGAGTGTGAATTCGACCAGCTCGAATGTAATTAATACTGCATTAAGTCAGACACCCGATATCGCTGTAAAAAATGAGGACGGTAGCTGGGGAGGGGCTTATAATCCGAATGGTTGGGTGAATAGTACCGTGAACCCATATGCGATAGCCCTTATTAATAAAGACCTGGCAAAAAGGTACCAGCTTTTTGGTAATTTATATGCTGAAGTTGCCTTCACCAAGGACCTGAGCCTCCGGAATGAAGCAACAGCAAGCTTTTCGATGGCCACGCAAGATCGTTTTAACCCCTCTTACACCTTTGGCCTTGTACAAAATAATACCAACAGCGCATCTTATGAATTTTCGCAAAACTTATATACAACGATAAGAAACTTCCTTACCTATGCACATCTGTTTAAAAACAGATACAATGTAAATGTATTACTGGGACATGAAGCGCAACTCGGTACCAGTGAAGGCGTTGGTGCTTCCAGATCGAATTTCCCTTCCAATAATGTGCAGGTAATCAGTAGTGGTGATCCTACCACCGCCACCAATAGCGGCAGTAAAGGACAAAATGCCCAGGAATCGTACTTTGGCCGTATTAATTTTGGCATCAATGATAAGTACCTGTTTACTGCCAATCTCCGTGCAGACGGCTCTTCAAAATTTGCCGTTGAAAACCGCTGGGTGACTACCTACTCAGGTGCATTTGCATGGAAATTGAATAATGAAGGGTTTCTGAAAACAGTAAAGGATATTAATGAGTTAAAGTTGCGCCTGGGTTATGGATTAACGAATAATCAGAATATCCGGGATTATGCCTATACCTCCACACTGGCCACTGTAGCAACCGGGCTGACGGGCATCGCACAGCTTACCCAGAATGTAGGAAACCCTTATGTACAATGGGAGAAAACGAAATATGCAAACATAGGGGTAGATGGAACGCTTTTTAACTGGAGAATAAACTTCTCCCTGGATTTTTATAATCGCAGAACTGATGGTCTCGTCCTGCAGATTCCTTTACCTATGTATTCCGGAACAGCGATTGGTTATTCGCCAGGCTCGATGGACGCGCCGTATGTGAACGTTGGTATCGTGAATAATAAGGGCTTTGACTTCAGGATCAGTTCTACCAGTATTAAGACCCAAAATTTTACATGGAAAACTGACGTAACCGTTTCCCGTAATTTTAATGAAGTACTTAGGCTCAATACGGATGGCGCTTCACTGGACAAGCAGTACAACAAAACAGTTGTAGGCAGATCTATCGGCGAGTTTTACGGATATGTTATTGATGGAGGCGTATATGCCACCAAAAAAGATTTGGAAACACACGCACGACCCACTAAAAATGGCGTGCCATTGCCAGTAGGGGCTGCCGGTGGAAGCATCTGGTATGGTGATCTGAAGTTCAAAGATTTGAATGGTGACGGCATTATTGATGAACATGATCAAACGTTTCTGGGTTCTCCTATCCCGAAATACCAGATTGGTTTCAATAATACTTTCTCCTATAAGAATCTTGATTTGAATATATTTTTTACTGCAAACGTTGGTAACAAAGTATTTAACCAGCTTCGCGTAAATGGAGAATACCCGGGTACCAGCTTTGGTTATTTCAAGTCATTAAACGACTATGCAAAAGTTACTTTAATTGATCCCGCCGGAGAAGCCACTGATATCAATAACGTAAGAGTGACTAACCCGGAAACAAGGATCCCCGGGCTTAGAAATGATAATACCAATGATAACAACAGGAATTCGGACAAATTCGTGGAGAATGGCTCCTTTGTAAGATGTAAAAATATTTCTTTAGGATATACTTTCTCTCAAAAGCTGCTTTCTAAAGCCAGCATTAAATACCTGAGGGTATATATCAATGTCTCCAACGCATTTATCATTACAAGCTATAAGGGAATGGATCCTGAAATCGGATCATGGGACCCGCTGAGTGCTGGTGTTGATGGCGGTTTTTACCCGCAGCCCCGTGTTTTTACCCTTGGTGCGAACGTAAGATTGAGCAAATAA
- a CDS encoding nuclear transport factor 2 family protein translates to MELPKVVGRFIETQNNYDSKAYTDCFTVTAIVHDEGRIHNGKEEIRQWIEHANETYQSSMEPLNYEQSESNGVLTSNVSGTFPGSPIVLKFHLEFRNELIESLKVTG, encoded by the coding sequence ATGGAATTACCAAAAGTAGTAGGGCGTTTTATAGAGACACAAAACAATTATGATAGCAAGGCTTATACCGACTGCTTCACTGTAACGGCCATTGTGCATGACGAAGGCAGAATCCATAATGGTAAGGAAGAAATTCGCCAATGGATCGAACATGCAAATGAGACTTATCAATCTTCAATGGAGCCTCTAAATTATGAGCAGTCCGAATCAAACGGAGTGCTGACATCAAATGTGTCTGGCACTTTCCCAGGAAGTCCAATAGTATTAAAGTTCCATTTAGAATTTAGGAACGAACTCATAGAATCTTTAAAGGTCACCGGGTAA
- a CDS encoding SH3 domain-containing protein has protein sequence MKSLLFILFPVLLTISATGQTHNVTQWVKTKTIDGKEITMLRVPDTQFGAKLVGLISDAQYMLSKLPNYYNQSISYAGMDLYRDIERDCQNIEKEDPRFPVQYYRDEMKAFKDLKEEMAQKALAQKKADEEKAFFARLKSNYAWISGDTLNVRTKPDAKSPSIGKILRLSYIRAYEVDNQPDWVEINFGEHSGYVLREHVAVDWEELAPSHEDSTRLETGQDYYFTPTAAYTAKLKKAAAEEERAMRAANSAPARRYYRGPRGGCYYLDGKGNKQYVDQSYCK, from the coding sequence ATGAAATCCCTCCTATTCATTTTATTCCCGGTACTGCTCACCATCTCTGCAACAGGCCAAACACACAACGTTACACAATGGGTTAAAACGAAGACCATTGATGGCAAAGAGATTACTATGTTACGTGTGCCTGATACTCAGTTCGGTGCAAAACTCGTGGGCCTGATTTCAGATGCCCAATATATGTTAAGTAAATTGCCGAATTATTATAACCAGTCAATCTCCTACGCCGGGATGGACCTATACAGGGATATAGAACGTGATTGTCAAAATATTGAAAAGGAAGATCCCAGGTTTCCGGTACAGTATTACCGGGATGAAATGAAAGCATTTAAGGATCTTAAAGAAGAGATGGCACAAAAAGCACTGGCGCAAAAGAAAGCGGATGAAGAAAAAGCATTTTTTGCCAGATTGAAATCCAATTATGCATGGATCAGCGGTGACACCTTAAATGTACGTACCAAGCCCGATGCAAAATCACCCAGCATCGGTAAAATACTCCGTCTGAGTTATATAAGAGCCTATGAGGTTGATAATCAACCAGATTGGGTGGAAATAAATTTTGGTGAGCACAGCGGTTATGTATTGCGGGAACACGTGGCCGTGGACTGGGAAGAATTGGCGCCTTCGCATGAGGACAGCACCCGGTTAGAAACCGGCCAGGATTATTACTTCACACCCACTGCTGCTTATACTGCGAAATTAAAAAAGGCAGCTGCCGAAGAAGAACGCGCTATGAGAGCTGCCAATTCAGCGCCGGCCAGACGATATTACAGAGGTCCAAGAGGTGGGTGTTATTACCTTGATGGAAAGGGCAATAAACAATATGTTGACCAGAGCTATTGCAAATAA
- a CDS encoding SDR family oxidoreductase, which produces MKQQFNYSNELSGKIALVTGGTKGAGRVIAERLKAAGATVVITARNKPEQSDADLYFVPADLSKAEEAQKVISEVLSTYGRLDILVNNLGGSSTPAGGFSALNDEDWISTLQANLLAPVRLDRGFLPQMIDRRSGVIIHIASIQGKLPLYDSTLPYAASKAGLINYSKSLSNEVTPKGVRVLTVSPGWINTTASIAWLGEIARNANSTVEEAQQSVMDALGGIPYGRPAEPEEIAELVGFLVSPRAKYLTGTNFVIDGGTIPTI; this is translated from the coding sequence ATGAAACAGCAATTCAACTATAGCAACGAATTATCCGGTAAGATAGCCTTAGTAACAGGTGGAACCAAGGGGGCCGGTAGAGTAATCGCAGAACGCTTAAAGGCCGCTGGTGCAACAGTAGTCATAACCGCGAGGAACAAACCCGAACAGTCAGACGCAGACCTTTATTTTGTTCCTGCTGACCTGAGCAAGGCAGAAGAGGCGCAAAAAGTAATCAGCGAAGTGCTGTCAACCTATGGCAGGCTGGATATCCTGGTAAACAACCTTGGTGGTTCATCAACACCCGCCGGTGGTTTTTCAGCATTGAATGATGAGGATTGGATATCAACCTTACAAGCAAATTTACTTGCTCCTGTCAGGCTTGACAGGGGATTTTTACCGCAAATGATCGATCGGAGAAGTGGTGTAATTATTCACATCGCTTCCATCCAGGGCAAATTGCCGCTATATGATTCTACCTTGCCGTACGCAGCTTCAAAAGCAGGATTAATCAATTACAGTAAAAGTTTATCAAATGAAGTTACGCCTAAAGGTGTCCGCGTGCTAACTGTTTCGCCAGGATGGATAAATACAACAGCATCGATAGCGTGGTTGGGCGAGATTGCAAGAAATGCAAACAGTACTGTAGAAGAAGCTCAGCAAAGTGTCATGGATGCATTGGGTGGAATACCTTACGGCAGGCCCGCCGAACCGGAAGAAATCGCAGAATTGGTTGGCTTTTTAGTTTCACCAAGAGCTAAATACCTAACAGGAACAAATTTCGTCATTGACGGAGGAACAATACCAACAATCTAA
- a CDS encoding two-component regulator propeller domain-containing protein: MRYLFCIISFLQSLSVLAQSEHYNFSRLNTYNGLSHNQVTALLKDRDGFLWFGTTYGLNRYDGYFCRIFSKDHNDSTSLRDNNILSLYELPDKMLWVSTMGGPCIYNPDTEKFNTNYDNYLHSIGLPSGAISNIVKGNNHRFWFLYEDKGLFLYSDSDKVVKPFKQKAVPPSEKITCINETKDGKLWLVYQSGFLQQYDIHLDKIIFSSTALQKRHKGDNFYRLFIDNDGDIWLWGYNFGIFLFHPADNTISQFDKHSSPTRLNSELVSQVVQDSNGLIWVGTDHGGVTLIDKKNGLNTSYLLNNPNDPKSISQNSITTMYKDDQGIIWLGTYKQGVNYYNSNIVQFSYYHHQELNTKSLQFDDVNRFAEDKVGNIWIGTNGGGLIYFDRKNNTFKQYLYDPQNRNSLSDNVIVSLWIDDEDILWIGTYLGGLNRFDGDKFTRYRHSDNDSSSLADDKVWEIFEDSDRNLWIGTLGGGLDRFDKQTNQFHHYKSGKGVLPSDYVSAMMQDRKGNLWIGTASGIGVLEKNKTAAVFYQDTNKRNSLSDNSIICLLEDSKGRIWVGTREGLNLFDEQKKEFQAFTIADGLPDNMILNILEDNHQTLWISTPNGLCNVIPRQENNHIVFSVISYDATNNLQNREFNDNAALKTSTGELIFGGPSGFNIINPAAINQPVYHPKIVFTGFQILNKNVEPGESVNNRVLLKRSLSQLQSIDLKYKENVFSIEFTDLGFFHNAYDKYAYMLEGFNEDWLYADGNQRRATYTNLNPGHYVFKVKVLNRAGLWSDVKTLQINIEPPFWRTSIAYIIYLLIITGLFLLIRRITLDRIHMRFEVRQQRLEAERAHALEQVKTKFFTNVSHEFRTPLSLIIAPLDKIIKQTVDEEQVKQLNLVQRNAKRLLNLVNQLLDFRKMDVQEIKLHPSIGDIVRFCKETSDSFTDLAEKKTIRFSFSSNIDSLEVYFDKDKIEKILFNLLSNAFKYTHDNGTVSVKLTYKQPENNEGDGTLAIEVEDSGIGIPADQQARVFERFFQTDVPESMVNQGTGIGLAITKEFVKLHGGIITVKSEPDQGTCFTVLLPARKIYVASGRTLTSPIFSEDEEQIVVETHKKGDGKKTIIIVEDNEDLRFYLKDNLREEYHIEEATNGKEGWEKVKLLNPDLVVSDIMMPLMDGVELAKRIKRETLTAHIPVILLTAMGSEEKQLEGLKAGVNDYITKPFTFEILASRINNLLAQQRLLQKRFQKQIEVNPGEVTITPVDEKFLKQALEIIEKQIDNAEFSVDEFSKEMYMSRATLYRKIHSLTGKSPLDFIRSIRLKRAVQLFAKSGLSISEVAYQVGFNDPKIFRKFFKEEFKTTPSEYVENLKNKSL; this comes from the coding sequence ATGCGTTACCTTTTCTGTATTATTTCGTTTTTACAATCTCTTTCTGTTTTAGCACAAAGCGAGCATTATAATTTTTCCAGGCTTAATACCTATAATGGTCTGTCACATAATCAGGTGACCGCATTGTTAAAAGATCGGGACGGTTTTTTATGGTTTGGAACTACGTATGGACTTAATCGCTATGATGGATATTTCTGTAGGATTTTTTCAAAAGATCATAATGACAGTACTTCACTGCGAGATAATAATATCTTGTCACTTTATGAGCTTCCGGATAAAATGCTGTGGGTGTCTACAATGGGCGGTCCCTGTATTTATAACCCGGATACCGAGAAGTTTAATACCAACTATGATAACTATTTACATTCCATCGGTTTACCATCCGGTGCTATCTCTAACATTGTAAAAGGAAACAACCATAGATTCTGGTTCCTGTATGAAGACAAGGGTTTGTTTTTGTACTCGGATAGTGATAAAGTTGTAAAGCCATTTAAGCAGAAAGCTGTTCCTCCTTCTGAAAAGATTACTTGCATAAATGAAACAAAGGACGGAAAATTGTGGCTGGTATATCAATCCGGATTTTTACAGCAGTATGACATACACCTGGACAAAATAATTTTTTCCAGCACGGCTTTACAGAAGCGGCATAAAGGTGATAACTTCTATCGTCTTTTTATAGATAATGATGGCGATATCTGGCTTTGGGGTTACAACTTTGGCATTTTTCTTTTTCACCCGGCAGATAATACCATCAGCCAGTTTGATAAACATTCTTCTCCAACCAGATTGAATTCAGAACTGGTCAGCCAGGTTGTGCAGGATAGTAATGGTTTGATCTGGGTGGGAACCGATCATGGAGGGGTAACGCTGATCGATAAGAAGAACGGCCTCAACACCAGTTATCTGCTAAATAACCCCAATGACCCTAAGAGCATCAGCCAAAACAGTATCACTACCATGTATAAAGATGATCAGGGAATTATTTGGCTGGGAACCTACAAGCAAGGCGTGAATTATTATAATAGTAATATCGTTCAGTTTTCATATTACCATCACCAGGAATTAAATACAAAAAGCCTGCAATTCGATGATGTAAACCGGTTTGCTGAAGACAAGGTGGGTAATATCTGGATTGGTACCAATGGCGGAGGATTGATTTATTTCGACAGGAAAAATAATACTTTCAAACAGTACCTGTACGATCCCCAAAATAGAAATAGCCTAAGCGACAATGTAATAGTGAGTTTGTGGATAGATGATGAAGATATTCTTTGGATCGGAACTTACCTGGGAGGGCTCAACCGTTTCGACGGTGATAAATTCACCCGATACCGGCATAGTGACAATGATTCTTCAAGTCTGGCAGATGACAAAGTCTGGGAAATTTTTGAAGACAGTGATCGGAATTTGTGGATCGGCACATTGGGAGGGGGGCTCGATCGTTTTGACAAACAAACAAATCAGTTTCATCATTATAAAAGTGGAAAGGGAGTTTTACCTTCCGATTATGTTTCCGCTATGATGCAGGACAGAAAGGGCAATTTATGGATTGGGACAGCCTCCGGTATTGGCGTGCTGGAAAAGAATAAAACCGCGGCTGTTTTTTATCAGGATACTAATAAGAGGAATAGTTTAAGCGATAATAGTATTATCTGTCTTTTGGAAGATAGTAAAGGACGAATTTGGGTAGGGACCAGAGAAGGTCTGAATTTGTTTGATGAACAAAAAAAAGAATTTCAGGCTTTCACAATAGCTGACGGTCTTCCCGATAATATGATCCTGAATATTCTTGAAGATAACCACCAAACGCTTTGGATTTCCACGCCTAATGGGCTATGTAACGTCATACCGCGCCAGGAAAATAACCATATTGTTTTTTCTGTCATCAGTTATGATGCCACCAATAACCTGCAAAACCGTGAATTCAACGATAACGCCGCATTAAAGACAAGCACTGGCGAATTGATTTTTGGCGGCCCCTCGGGTTTTAACATTATTAATCCTGCTGCTATCAATCAACCCGTTTATCATCCTAAGATTGTTTTCACAGGTTTTCAGATATTAAATAAGAATGTTGAACCCGGCGAATCTGTCAACAACCGGGTGCTGCTCAAACGTTCTTTATCTCAGCTTCAAAGTATAGACCTGAAATATAAAGAAAATGTTTTCTCTATTGAATTTACAGACCTCGGTTTTTTCCATAATGCATATGATAAATATGCATATATGCTGGAAGGATTTAATGAAGACTGGTTGTATGCCGATGGCAACCAGCGGAGAGCCACTTATACAAATCTTAATCCAGGTCATTATGTTTTCAAAGTAAAAGTTTTGAACAGGGCCGGGTTGTGGAGTGATGTAAAAACACTGCAAATCAATATTGAACCCCCATTTTGGAGAACTTCTATCGCATATATTATATACCTGTTGATCATTACTGGATTGTTTTTGCTTATCCGGCGTATTACATTAGACAGGATACACATGCGATTTGAAGTCCGGCAACAGCGCTTAGAAGCCGAAAGAGCACATGCACTGGAACAGGTAAAGACGAAATTCTTTACCAATGTAAGCCACGAATTCCGTACGCCGTTAAGTCTTATCATAGCGCCGTTGGATAAGATCATTAAGCAGACTGTGGATGAAGAACAGGTTAAACAATTAAATCTTGTGCAGCGTAATGCTAAACGCTTATTAAATCTTGTCAATCAGTTGCTCGATTTCAGGAAGATGGACGTACAGGAAATAAAATTGCATCCTTCAATAGGTGATATCGTCAGATTTTGCAAGGAAACCAGTGATTCATTTACGGATCTTGCAGAAAAAAAGACGATCAGATTTTCATTCTCGTCTAACATAGATAGCCTGGAGGTTTATTTTGATAAGGATAAAATTGAAAAGATTTTATTCAACCTGTTGTCCAATGCTTTTAAATATACGCATGATAACGGAACGGTAAGTGTTAAACTGACGTATAAACAACCAGAAAATAATGAGGGCGATGGAACACTGGCTATCGAGGTAGAAGATTCTGGTATTGGTATCCCCGCCGATCAACAGGCAAGGGTATTTGAAAGGTTTTTTCAGACTGATGTTCCGGAGAGCATGGTAAACCAGGGAACCGGTATAGGCCTGGCCATCACAAAAGAGTTTGTAAAATTACATGGCGGCATCATCACTGTTAAAAGCGAACCAGATCAGGGTACCTGTTTTACCGTATTGCTCCCCGCAAGGAAAATATATGTTGCTTCAGGTAGAACCTTAACTAGTCCCATATTCTCAGAGGATGAGGAGCAAATAGTAGTTGAAACGCATAAAAAAGGGGATGGGAAGAAGACAATAATCATTGTTGAAGACAATGAAGACCTACGCTTTTATTTAAAGGATAACCTGAGAGAGGAATATCATATTGAAGAAGCCACAAATGGAAAGGAAGGTTGGGAGAAAGTAAAACTGTTAAATCCGGATCTTGTGGTAAGCGACATCATGATGCCCTTAATGGACGGGGTTGAGCTCGCCAAAAGAATTAAAAGGGAAACCCTCACCGCGCATATTCCTGTCATCTTGCTCACTGCTATGGGAAGTGAAGAAAAACAACTGGAGGGGTTAAAAGCAGGCGTAAACGATTACATTACGAAACCATTCACCTTTGAGATCCTGGCTTCACGGATTAATAATTTGCTGGCCCAGCAAAGATTACTGCAGAAAAGGTTCCAAAAGCAGATTGAAGTCAATCCCGGAGAGGTAACCATCACCCCCGTAGACGAAAAATTCCTTAAACAGGCATTGGAAATTATTGAAAAGCAAATAGACAACGCGGAATTTTCTGTGGATGAGTTCAGTAAGGAAATGTATATGAGCAGGGCTACCTTATACAGAAAGATACATTCGCTAACAGGCAAGTCACCGTTGGATTTTATACGTTCGATCCGCTTGAAAAGAGCTGTTCAATTGTTCGCTAAAAGTGGATTGTCTATTTCTGAGGTGGCATACCAGGTGGGATTTAATGATCCCAAAATATTCCGTAAGTTTTTCAAGGAAGAGTTCAAAACTACGCCTTCCGAGTATGTGGAAAACCTTAAGAATAAAAGTCTTTAA